CAAAAGAGCCATCCTAAAGAATATTGTAATTTCATGAGCTATGATACAAACGGAATAAATTAAAAGAAAGGGGTCCTAGAGTAAATGGGTGAAAAAAACATTTCCTTTCTGTTCATCAAGTATTCTCCATCAGCGCCTGTAACCGTCTGGGGGATTACTAAGCTCCCCGGTTACCCTTCACAAACTCTCTGATGTCGGTCTCCAAATAACGAATTTAATTTCACTTAATATatgcttttatttattttgtggcGACAATCTACAACTGAGGCTCCATTATATGACAGTTTCTTATGAATTCATTTGAGTAGTTCACATGTCTTGTCCAAAATGGCTGAAGATGTTTAAAACCAATCTCCAGCCATGGTTTACTTTGCCCGTTATAATGTATAACTGCTGCTTGTTCAACACTATTGATATCTGTCTTTTCTTGATAACCCAAGCCTAGCAGATGCCATGATGGATCAATTGGATGAACATGGCCTTTAAATGCTATAAGCCCCGGTGGTAATGTTCCAAGCCTCCAAAGTGTGAAGTTTGACTTTAGATTCTGCATGAAAATGAGTAATGAAAGCTCATCAGTTACATTCAAATGCAAAAAATATAAAGACTAGACTGCAGATATTTTCTATAATCAACTAAACTTGAAATTAATACTAATAGAATTTTGCTCATTACGAAGTAGCTATCACATGCTTTTTCGACCAAGCTTTTAATTCTCAAGCCGATCAGCAGACATGTATTGATTTTCATTATTTGGTCTGTTTTGGAACTTCGTACCAGTAAAAGCTAATTAAGTTCAAATGCGGGGCATATTAAACTTCTAATAGTTGTATATGTTCACCTGTTTTACTATGAAatgacaacaaaaaaaaaatctatcgtTACCTCCTTAACCCAATGATGGTATTTCTCTTTGAttgttgtcttcctccatgcatTCAAGTCAAAAATATTCATGCCATATGCCCAAGCACACTCTGAAGGGTCAAAGTTGTTTGCAATGAGGGGATGAGAAAAGTTAAAATAATTCCTGAACCTCTTAGACATCACCCAACTGTCTCCACCTCTGCAAGTCTCAACAGCACCATTAACCTTCCCAGCTAGATCAATATCCCAAAGTGGTGATAGGTCATGCTGGACAACAACATCATCATCAAGAAACACAACCTTGTTGAGGCTTGGGAACAACTGCATTTACAGATTACAGTCAAATCATGTAATTGTGgaattttcagcaaaaaggaccGCACTTTGAACAAATTGCACCCATATACAAATTTTGTATCTATAAGTAGAGAAAGCTCCAGATATCTGAAGACAAGGAAAAATGTATTTATTCAGCATCAATTGCTTCCTGATCCCAGCAGGACCAGCTAACTACAACATGTTCAAAGTGGCTAATTTTATGGAGTACAAAGCTAAAAAAATACTTCAATTATTTTGCGTGTTTCATAGTTTGAGCCCATCCTTCTATCCTATCAAGTACTATGCATGATTTACTTGCTTTCAAATACACCAGAGCTGACAAAACTGTAATAAGAAAATAAAGAGCTAGAATAATAGCCAGAAGAAAATTGTAATACCTCAGGCAAGTATATTCGAATATGATTGAGTACAGAAGTATATGTTGGACTTCCTGCCTGCAGTTTAGCTGCAAAGACCCTTGGGCTGTCACTAGCGCTGGTTCTTGCAAGGTGATTTCCATGGTAACGATCTCTGACACTGCGCTGAGTTTCTATAGCTTCAAGTACAGGAACATTTTCTTTTGTTAACCAATCAAACTGGTGCACACCTTTCACCTCAACAATAGCAGGATAGAGAGAATTCAAAGCAAACCATGAATGCATGGCAGGATAGGTCTTTTTGTCAGTAATAACATGGAAGACTATCCTCTCAGGCTTCAGTGATGATCTAACTGTCGATCTAACCACAACTGAGGCTGCGAGGATGTTATCTGATGCTAAAACAAAATGGTAATAGGAGTTGTCCGAAAGACGAGGCACCAACTCAGGGGGTGGTAGTTGTTTCCTTGCAAGGGCATTTGAGGAGTATTCATCGGTTAAACGCAATGAAAGGCAATAAAGGCCTTTAGGAATAGCAAttgctgcatagtgtttgtttAGCTGCTCTGATAATCTTGATGATCTCAATTCCTTATCCATGCTCTCCATCTGCATGGCATAACAATAAAGAAAATGAGTATAAGACTGAAGCAGAGAAATTGTATAGACGACCTCATGGAACACTAGCTGATATTAAAACTTTAGGTTGGTGATCACTCACATTAAGTGCATGAGCTTTGTGGGATGCTGTGTAAGTAGCAAAAAAAGGTTAATAGTTTCTACACAAAGGCCATACTGATCTGTTGTAAAAACAACTGCAGATTTAGAGGCAGCTAGATTGAGGCTTTCTTTACTAAAAAATTGGGTCCTAGTGTAGCATCCTCATTACATCATTCAATCAAGTTATTAACCTTCAGAACTGAAAATACTTAGGAGATGGTTCAATTAGATAGAAGCGTTTTGTGAAGCACTGAAACCATATACATTGTTACATGAAAGACATCCTTtcatagaaaaagaaaacattcaTATAGTACCTTTGGACAAGATATAAGTGTATATAAATCTTTTCATTAATGTCTACAGTACAAGAAAACATCAACAAATAATCTCACAGCAAAGCATGGGTGATACATTCATTGAATTGCAAGAGAGCAGGACACTGAGTTCCTGTGGCAACCTGGTTTGCGAATCACCAAACACATTAACTAAGAACTGACACAGGCTAACAGTTTACTGCCAAAAGCAAGCAGAATGCTTGTACTGTCAATGTTTAAATACAGtggagaaaagaaagaaagaagctAGCTTACCGTAGCCTTTAGTTTAAAAGCAAATGACCTTAAATCATAATCATTATTCTTCATATCCCAGATAAATTCATCAAAAGATTCTGGAACCTTCAAATCAACAGGAGCTTCCTCAGAATTTATTTCATCAAGTATTGAATACAAATCCCTCACAAGCCTCTGCAAATTAGAACATAAAATTCAATcaaataaataaagcaaatactcAAAATAGAAGAACAGAGATGATTAAAGGGCATAAAAGTACCATGGAACCATCGTTGCCCCTACCAAGAAGGCGTGGACCTAACCGTCTTCCCAGACAATCTGATAATAGCAGCTGGTGATTAGTAACAAGTTGTTGACCAGACATTAAATATTATACAATTACGTTTTATATACAGAATTCAGCATTGAATATAAAATGCCGCAACAAATATCCAAATAATGAGAAACCACCCCATGCTTTTGCCTATTGCCTTAAACCAGCAGCAACGATAGACAATTCTTTCTTAtgtaagattttatttaagtATATAATGGAATTCTGAAAGTTAGAAGAGGCactataacaaaaaaaaaaaaactcaacctGCGAGGGGCAAGCTGCCCCCGAGCATTAATGTAAGACAAAAACCTCTCACGCaggccgagaaaacccccgaacccctgc
The nucleotide sequence above comes from Panicum virgatum strain AP13 chromosome 3K, P.virgatum_v5, whole genome shotgun sequence. Encoded proteins:
- the LOC120699898 gene encoding probable galacturonosyltransferase 13; amino-acid sequence: MQIRLSPSMRSITISTSHGLLDFMRLKAAARHFSYRTVFHTILILAFLLPFVFILTAVMTLEGFNKCSSLDCLGRRLGPRLLGRGNDGSMRLVRDLYSILDEINSEEAPVDLKVPESFDEFIWDMKNNDYDLRSFAFKLKATMESMDKELRSSRLSEQLNKHYAAIAIPKGLYCLSLRLTDEYSSNALARKQLPPPELVPRLSDNSYYHFVLASDNILAASVVVRSTVRSSLKPERIVFHVITDKKTYPAMHSWFALNSLYPAIVEVKGVHQFDWLTKENVPVLEAIETQRSVRDRYHGNHLARTSASDSPRVFAAKLQAGSPTYTSVLNHIRIYLPELFPSLNKVVFLDDDVVVQHDLSPLWDIDLAGKVNGAVETCRGGDSWVMSKRFRNYFNFSHPLIANNFDPSECAWAYGMNIFDLNAWRKTTIKEKYHHWVKENLKSNFTLWRLGTLPPGLIAFKGHVHPIDPSWHLLGLGYQEKTDINSVEQAAVIHYNGQSKPWLEIGFKHLQPFWTRHVNYSNEFIRNCHIMEPQL